One genomic region from Pirellulales bacterium encodes:
- a CDS encoding tetratricopeptide repeat protein, giving the protein MAQGTAFDVKEAVLSNTTFGPQEIRRLVESISADFGNYRVLRDAVQQLEREEELSPATRVRLGVCYYLLGRYRQAVECLSNADGGALARFYLGKAHFALGQYEEAIRAYQAAATAGYDTGLSALGRVEALRYLNQAQEGLKLLDELSGPVEQTAEYLYQRAATTHALLGNPAEVIRFYERAVEADPTHAGALFGMAMENDRHGNDDTAVMLYERCTSRFPAHVGALINLGVLYEDRQQFDRARQCYQRVLDVYPNHERARLFMKDALGSDGGGSDDDAARRRDRITQMLAVPVTDFELSVRSRNCLQKMGIMTLGDLTMTTEQELLASKNFGETSLVEIKEMLATKGLQLGQFADQRPKFEPIVEPQSLSADEQAMLSRPIADLNLSVRARKCMVRLGISTIGELVRHTGDELLECKNFGVTSLNEVREKLTSHNLRLRGE; this is encoded by the coding sequence ATGGCCCAGGGAACCGCTTTCGACGTGAAAGAGGCTGTCCTCTCGAATACCACTTTTGGCCCGCAAGAGATTCGCCGCCTGGTGGAAAGCATCTCGGCGGACTTCGGCAACTACCGCGTGCTGCGCGATGCCGTCCAACAGTTGGAACGCGAAGAGGAACTCAGCCCCGCGACGCGGGTCCGCTTGGGGGTCTGTTATTACCTGCTGGGCCGGTATCGCCAGGCGGTCGAGTGTCTGAGCAATGCCGACGGCGGCGCGCTGGCGCGGTTCTATCTCGGTAAAGCGCACTTCGCCCTGGGCCAGTACGAGGAGGCGATCCGCGCGTATCAGGCCGCCGCCACGGCGGGCTACGACACGGGGCTCTCGGCATTGGGCCGCGTCGAGGCGCTGCGCTATCTGAACCAGGCTCAAGAAGGGCTCAAGCTGCTCGATGAGCTGTCGGGGCCCGTCGAGCAAACGGCCGAGTATCTCTACCAGCGTGCGGCTACAACGCATGCCCTGCTCGGCAACCCGGCGGAGGTGATTCGGTTCTACGAACGGGCCGTCGAGGCCGACCCGACGCATGCCGGCGCACTGTTTGGCATGGCCATGGAAAACGATCGCCACGGCAACGACGACACCGCCGTGATGCTTTACGAACGCTGCACTTCGCGGTTCCCGGCGCATGTCGGCGCCCTGATCAACCTGGGCGTGCTGTACGAAGATCGGCAACAGTTCGATCGGGCCCGGCAGTGCTACCAGCGCGTGCTCGACGTGTACCCGAACCACGAGCGTGCGCGGCTGTTCATGAAAGACGCGCTGGGCTCGGACGGCGGCGGCTCGGACGACGACGCGGCGCGCCGGCGCGACCGGATCACGCAGATGCTCGCGGTCCCGGTCACCGACTTCGAGCTGTCGGTGCGGAGCCGCAACTGCCTGCAGAAGATGGGCATCATGACCCTCGGCGATCTGACGATGACGACCGAGCAGGAACTGCTCGCCAGCAAGAATTTCGGCGAGACGTCGCTGGTGGAAATCAAGGAGATGCTGGCCACCAAGGGATTGCAGCTCGGTCAGTTCGCCGATCAGCGGCCCAAGTTCGAGCCGATCGTCGAGCCGCAGAGCTTGTCGGCCGACGAACAAGCGATGCTCAGTCGGCCGATTGCCGACTTGAACCTTTCGGTCCGGGCGCGGAAGTGCATGGTCCGTCTGGGCATCAGCACGATCGGCGAGTTGGTCCGGCACACGGGCGACGAGTTGCTCGAATGCAAGAACTTCGGCGTGACCAGCTTGAACGAGGTCCGCGAAAAGCTGACCTCGCACAATCTCCGTCTCCGCGGCGAGTAG